The following are encoded together in the Anoplopoma fimbria isolate UVic2021 breed Golden Eagle Sablefish chromosome 13, Afim_UVic_2022, whole genome shotgun sequence genome:
- the LOC129101689 gene encoding calcium-binding protein 7 — MPMHPVTSTLMYRGICTIPDILSYSAPVNLPEDEVEEIREAFKVFDRDGNGFISKQELGMAMRSLGYMPNEVELEVIIQRLDMDGDGQVDFEEFVTLLGPKLTAAGLPDKFHGTDFDSVFWKCDMQKLTVEELKRLLYDTFCDHLSMKDIENIIMTEENHIENPEDCQVDIDTSSPTQHVKQTCVRKSLICAFAIAFIISVMLIAANQVLRSGMK; from the exons ATGCCGATGCATCCAGTCACCTCCACGCTGATGTACCGGGGCATCTGCACCATCCCTGACATCCTCTCCTACAGCGCCCCGGTCAACCTGCCCGAAGACGAAGTTGAAG AGATCCGTGAGGCCTTTAAAGTGTTTGACCGTGATGGGAATGGGTTCATCTCAAAGCAGGAGCTGGGAATGGCCATGCGCTCCCTGGGCTACATGCCAAACGAGGTGGAGCTGGAAGTCATCATTCAGAGACTGGACATGGACG GCGATGGCCAGGTGGACTTTGAGGAGTTTGTCACTCTTCTGGGCCCAAAGCTGACGGCAGCTGGGTTGCCAGATAAATTCCACGGCACCGACTTTGACTCCGTTTTTTGGAAG TGTGACATGCAGAAGTTAACGGTGGAAGAGCTGAAGAGGCTCCTCTATGACACCTTCTGTGACCACCTCTCCATGAAAGACATCGAGAACATCATCATGACTGAGGAGAACCACATAGAGAACCCTGAGGACTGCCAGGTGGATATAGACA CTTCCAGCCCAACGCAGCATGTCAAGCAAACTTGTGTGCGCAAGAGCCTGATATGCGCCTTCGCTATTGCTTTCATCATCAGCGTCATGCTCATCGCAGCCAATCAGGTGCTGCGGAGCGGCATGAAATAG